One window from the genome of Elaeis guineensis isolate ETL-2024a chromosome 5, EG11, whole genome shotgun sequence encodes:
- the LOC105033733 gene encoding probable polygalacturonase At2g43860 has translation MIAWKPVALKFILRGMHIASSTPSWIDTMEITLISVLLGLAYVVGDARPIINVLDYGAVGDGKQDDTQSFLRAWGVVCLDFGLPKLLIPLGKTFLLSQIAFEGPCNSNIHVQGLRYCLLGLWAANVTYPSKKDILVEPEKFLKAWGVACLDFRLPTLLVPPEKIFLLSQIAFEGLCNSSIHVQASGNIVAPYKLWTSEFTTWVSFRNVNNLTIDGSGQIDGQGSIWWDCKLSSEAQPIINVLDHGAVGDGKQDDTQFRKGLGCCLLGFWIPTLLIPPGKTFLLSQIAFEGPCKSGIHVQVSGNIVAPNTLWTSEFSTWILFRNVNDLTIDGSGQIDGQGSIWWDCKIKQAFGISACNNAYMDGIKFINSPGKHLTIHGSSWVHIKGLSITAPAESPNTDGMYIQASEHVEVRDTIIGTGDDCIAIGTGSSDVNITGISCGPGHGISIGSLGGDNSMATVEGVHVSYSNFYQTTNGVRIKTWQGGSGFARGISFEHINLTSVQNPILIDQFYCITRNCQNSTSAVKLSDVRYADVHGTSATDVAINLACSETVPCSGIVLESVRIVLDQAAKGNQPTSYCLNAQGSKVGEVTPDVPCLK, from the exons ATGATTGCCTGGAAGCCTGTTGCATTGAAATTTATTCTCCGAGGGATGCATATTGCTAGCTCCACTCCTTCCTGGATTGATACCATG GAAATTACCTTAATCTCTGTGCTGTTGGGTTTGGCCTATGTGGTCGGTGACGCCCGGCCAATCATCAATGTTCTGGACTATGGGGCTGTGGGAGATGGCAAGCAAGATGATACCCAG AGTTTCTTAAGGGCTTGGGGTGTTGTCTGCTTGGACTTTGGGTTGCCAAAATTACTTATCCCTCTAGGAAAGACATTCTTGTTGAGCCAGATAGCATTTGAAGGTCCCTGTAATTCCAACATCCACGTCCAG GGCTTGAGGTATTGCCTGCTTGGACTTTGGGCTGCCAACGTTACTTATCCCTCCAAGAAAGACATTCTTGTTGAGCCAGAGA AGTTTCTTAAGGCTTGGGGTGTTGCCTGCTTGGACTTTAGGTTGCCAACGTTACTTGTCCCTCCAGAAAAAATATTCTTGTTGAGCCAGATAGCATTTGAAGGTCTCTGTAATTCCAGCATCCATGTCCAG GCTAGTGGAAATATTGTGGCACCATATAAATTGTGGACCTCTGAATTCACCACTTGGGTCTCATTCAGAAACGTCAACAATCTCACCATTGATGGTTCTGGCCAGATCGATGGCCAAGGTTCCATCTGGTGGGACTGCAAATTAAGCAG TGAGGCCCAGCCAATCATTAATGTTCTGGATCATGGGGCTGTGGGAGATGGCAAGCAAGATGATACCCAG TTTCGTAAAGGCTTGGGGTGTTGCCTGCTTGGATTTTGGATCCCAACGCTACTTATCCCTCCAGGAAAGACATTCTTGCTGAGCCAGATAGCATTTGAAGGACCCTGTAAATCCGGCATCCACGTTCAG GTTAGTGGAAATATTGTGGCACCAAATACATTGTGGACCTCTGAATTCAGCACTTGGATCTTATTCAGAAACGTCAATGATCTCACAATTGATGGTTCTGGCCAGATCGATGGCCAAGGTTCCATCTGGTGGGACTGCAAAATAAAGCAG GCATTTGGGATCTCAGCCTGCAATAATGCTTACATGGATGGCATAAAATTTATAAACAGCCCAGGAAAACATCTCACCATACACGgcagctcatgggtccacattaAGGGTCTTAGCATTACAGCTCCGGCGGAGAGCCCTAATACCGACGGCATGTACATCCAAGCCTCCGAGCATGTTGAAGTTCGTGACACCATCATCGGAACAG GAGATGATTGCATAGCCATCGGTACGGGCTCTTCGGATGTGAACATCACCGGGATTTCATGCGGCCCTGGTCATGGCATAAG CATTGGAAGCTTGGGAGGCGACAATTCTATGGCAACGGTTGAGGGTGTCCACGTCTCATACTCTAATTTCTATCAAACGACCAATGGTGTGAGGATTAAGACATGGCAG GGAGGGTCTGGTTTTGCAAGAGGAATCTCCTTCGAGCACATCAACCTTACTTCAGTTCAAAACCCTATCTTAATAGACCAATTCTACTGTATCACGAGGAACTGCCAGAATTCA ACATCGGCTGTGAAATTGAGCGATGTTCGATATGCTGATGTACATGGAACCTCGGCAACAGACGTGGCCATCAATCTTGCGTGCAGTGAGACCGTTCCTTGTTCTGGCATTGTTTTGGAAAGCGTCCGCATTGTTTTGGACCAAGCTGCCAAGGGGAATCAACCGACCTCCTATTGCCTCAATGCCCAAGGCAGTAAAGTTGGTGAAGTCACCCCGGATGTCCCCTGCTTGAAATAG